The Benincasa hispida cultivar B227 chromosome 11, ASM972705v1, whole genome shotgun sequence genome has a segment encoding these proteins:
- the LOC120090962 gene encoding cytochrome c-type biogenesis CcmH-like mitochondrial protein, protein METDEDAVKKTQLVEARARNISHNVRCIECGSQSIEDSQADIAILLRKLIRDEIRSGKTDKEIYKKLENDYGETVLYTPKFDLQTAALWLSPVLVAGAAAGVWAYSKHKQRSNVHIMALNLVRGVPLTPKEKQTMLDLLSPPPSQRTSSSWWRRN, encoded by the exons ATGGAGACTGATGAGGATGCTGTGAAAAAAACCCAGCTGGTGGAAGCCCGAGCAAGAAATATTAGTCACAATGTTAGGTGTATTGAGTGCGGTAGTCAATCCATTGAAGATTCACAAGCAGATATTGCCATTCTCCTCAGAAAG CTGATCCGTGATGAGATTCGGTCTGGGAAAACGGACAAGGAGATCTATAAAAAGCTTGAGAATGATTATGGGGAGACGGTTCTTTATACCCCAAAGTTTGACCTTCAAACTGCAGCATTATGGCTATCACCG GTGTTAGTGGCTGGTGCTGCTGCAGGAGTATGGGCTTATAGCAAGCACAAGCAAAGGTCTAATGTTCACATCATGGCTTTAAATCTAGTTAGGGGTGTTCCATTGACCCCTAAAGAGAAGCAAACCATGTTAGATCTCCTCTCACCTCCGCCTTCTCAGAGAACCTCTTCTTCATGGTGGAGGAGGAATTAG